The Palaemon carinicauda isolate YSFRI2023 chromosome 7, ASM3689809v2, whole genome shotgun sequence DNA window gatattattattttgttgtatgcCCTGTGGTAGGAACGTAAGAATACAACGATCGTCAATCCAGCGTTTCGTAGAAGGCAACTAAatggacagctgctgccttgtagctttgctttttaacaaaaggctaggcctactgccaataactgtggaaactgctgccctgTATTTGTACTATTATTAAGTCAAAACTTAGGCCCaccaccaataactgtggttgataacTGCATCAACCAACCAGcctcttaatgtaaggataacgggggAAAAGGATAAATATTTATTGGTTATTTTGTTGTAGTGTCCCcaaatcaaaataatttatcaTCACATGATAATGCTACCATGACTATGTCCTGCTTGGAAGTAACATAATTTCTAGCTTGCAAAGAGAAATAAACCGTTGTAATTACTAAATTTCATCCACTGTATTTCTATATCGTCTatatatctaccatggcacttcccccaattttgtcaGGTAGCtaacataaaaaaggaaaatgggGATTTTTCTCCTCATCGTTCCTTTTTGCCTGACGATGGACTAAGCCGAGTTTGGATGGTACTACTATGGTgcaacatcaccccccccccccacccctcccccattctttattgggaataaaaaaaaatgaaggaaaaaaatcaCCTAAAGTCCATACAATAAAAAGTGGAACATAATGGTTTAAATATACTCGTCTGACTTCTGAACTATTTTGCAGACTTCAGATAATATACTTCTTAACCATGAATATGCTTCTCAACTACTACCATGAATGAGTACTGCCAGTACTTTAATTCTTATGGAGGACGTCAAGACCTAATCACTAAATAAAATACTTTTTCTCATGCCTACTAGCTAGTAATTTGGCAAAAATAGTATAACTGGGGACAATAAAAAGCTATTTCATTTTCAGTtcctgaattattaataatatgccttggtatatgcatgtatgaaatgtAACACTTCTAAACAGGATATGTTGAAACATACAATAGTGTTTCATTATAACAAGAACTTTCTCTCAATCAGAGATCACAAAACTGTATTTCATTTTTAAGCAAATGGGCTATATATCCCATCCAAGAAGGATTTAGatttttagggaaaaaaataattgtataattcTTATAAATCTAGTATTACTAGGTATTACCTTTATATAACAAGATTAGTAATCCTATGACATAGTGACTTCTGTTTTTAAAGCTATTTATATGAAGATATCCCTTCAACGAACACACGGTTTCAAATTTAATTAGAATGTAAAGACAAAACTTTGTTTTCATCTTTAAACAGCCAATTTTACTCTGTTCCTTAATTCACCAATATACAGAAGTATTCATACTTTTATAGCAGATAATTCTATAACAGTagtagttaaaaatagaaaaaaaatgaaaataatccaTGGATTAAACAGTCATCGTACAAATCAAGTATTGGTAATTATTTATTTAGTCTATTACAACGTGAAGCTCTATAGTGCGTTGTGTCTTAATTTAGCAACAGTGACTATGCCAGTCTTAGATTAATCAAATATTACACGATGAATTCTTCAGTAACGTTAGAAGTGTAAAGTATTCAATCTTGAACTGCCAAGAAAATAGAAGAGGCATACATCAGTATAGTGATAAGAATATAAATATGAAGAATCTTATagaatttctttattatatatatgttttcacaattttttttcatttctcttaatGGTGAACACACTGATTAAAATTAATATCTGAATAACATCACTTCTAACAGGTACCATTTCCAAGGGATTAGTAAAACCCCCGCCATACGAGGGGCAAATGTGGGGCAATTAtctttgaaacagtgttaccaaGTTAAACAGTTCAAGGCAGGTGGTAGGCACAGGCAGGCAAACGTATGACTTGGGCCAGACACCAGGCAGAGGTCAGAGTGTAGTCAGAGCTGTGCCAGGCAATATGGAGAGGGCACGGCCACTTAAATGGTTTGCCCGTGGTTCCCTCATCTACGACGTCATCTACATTTGCGATCGCAACCCACACCACATAATTGGTGAAAGTGTCTGCCCGCTGCGCAATTACCCCTCGAGTGGAAGAGACTTAAAATGAACATTTTCCCTTAGAAAAAGCAGCAATGACCCATGATTTCATTAATGCACGTGTGGTCCTCTACTGGCGCGTTGCACCCTCCACTTTGAGTCGCATACCACATAATCTCATTCCAAGTGGACACATAACCGGCAAGGACCATTTACCTTTGGATAGAGAATGTgggattaatatttcttttatacgattattattattattattattattattattattattattattattattattattattattagctaaagtataaccctatttggaaaggcaggatgttataagtccaatggctcaaacagggaagaatagcccagtgaggaaaggaaacacggaaatagataactacaagaaaagtaatgaacaaattaaataaaatattttgagaaaaattatcaacattaagatagataattcatatatatgctataaaaacttaaaagaaaaacaagaggaagagaaataccatAGAATAAACATAGATAATTATAATTAGATACATACCTATACGATCTTTAGTGTTACTCTTGATCCATATGTTGGAGTTATGGCAGTGCATTCTAGTACTCTCCAGTGCAGTTCTGTCACTTCCAGAAACATCATCTGCCATAAAGATTTGAATTCCATCTATGAAGTCCCCAGTGTTACATTCAACTTGATCTGAAATTATTcagaaatatttgttattattgttatgtgtacagtatagtacgagatgatgaatggagaagtatttattcaaaagctcaggatagaaacgactaacgaaatctaaccgaggccctttgcgtatgtGTAGGaggaattgatgatgatgataatgatttatatatatatatatatatatatatatatatatatatatatatatatatatatatatatatatatatatatatatatatatatatatatatatataatttatatatacatatatatatgaatatttatataattattgttttacacaaacacacacacacacatacacacacacacacatatatatatatatatatatatatatatatatatatatatatatatatatatatatatatatatatatatatatatatatatatatatatatatatatatatatatatatatgtgtgtgtgtgtgtgtgtgtgtgtgtgtgtgtatatgtattt harbors:
- the LOC137644256 gene encoding uncharacterized protein, producing the protein MVVLLTLKKVSPRHSTHIRLVLDSEYDAYSGSALAVDDCGLAGFRILCQNDSDALLPHLQRIVSCDSAVWKDQVECNTGDFIDGIQIFMADDVSGSDRTALESTRMHCHNSNIWIKSNTKDRIGKWSLPVMCPLGMRLCGMRLKVEGATRQ